From Aspergillus fumigatus Af293 chromosome 5, whole genome shotgun sequence, a single genomic window includes:
- a CDS encoding cysteine synthase A: MFRQSVRRFGTTALRAVEASTAYHERVSRAQGVVNGLTEAIGNTPLIRLKRLSEETGRNIFGKAEFQNPGGSVKDRAALFVVKDAEEKGLLKPGGTVVEGTAGNTGIGLAHVCRSKGYKLVIYMPNTQSQGKIDLLRLLGAEVYPVPAVAFDNPQNYNHQARRHAESLENAVWTNQFDNTANRQAHIETTGPEIWAQTDGKVDAFTCATGTGGTLAGITRYLKTASDGRVKCFLADPPGSVLHSYIQSGGNLIERSGSSITEGIGQGRVTDNLKPDIDLLDGSLTISDEKSIEMVYRCLDEEGLYLGASSALNVVAAKEVAEQLPKGSNVVTILCDGAYRYADRLFSNTWLQSKGLRSSIPKHLEKYVVLP, translated from the exons ATGTTTCGACAAAGTGTACGCCGGTTTGGCACAACCGCCCTCCGCGCCGTGGAGGCATCGACCGCTTACCATGAGCGGGTATCGAGAGCTCAGGGCGTCGTGAACGGGTTGACGGAAG CTATTGGAAACACCCCTCTCATCCGACTAAAGCGACTCTCTGAGGAAACCGGACGCAATATCTTCGGCAAGGCCGAGTTCCAGAACCCCGGTGGTAGCGTCAAGGACCGTGCTGCGCTATTCGTTGTCAAAGATGCCGAAGAGAAAGGTCTTTTGAAACCAGGCGGCACAGTCGTTGAGGGAACGGCTGGCAACACCGGTATTGGTTTGGCGCATGTGTGTCGATCCAAGGGCTACAAGCTTGTTATCTACATGCCCAACACTCAGTCGCAGGGTAAGATCGACCTGCTGCGTCTTCTAGGTGCCGAGGTCTATCCTGTGCCCGCTGTTGCATTTGACAACCCTCAGAATTACAACCACCAGGCGCGCAGACATGCCGAGTCGCTGGAAAATGCCGTATGGACGAACCAGTTCGACAACACCGCCAACCGCCAAGCCCACATTGAGACCACTGGACCCGAGATCTGGGCTCAAACTGATGGAAAGGTCGATGCGTTCACATGTGCTACCGGAACAGGAGGCACTCTTGCTGGTATCACACGGTACCTCAAGACCGCCAGCGATGGCCGCGTGAAGTGCTTCCTTGCCGATCCTCCAGGCAGTGTTCTCCACAGCTACATCCAGAGCGGCGGCAACCTGATCGAGCGAAGTGGAAGCAGTATCACGGAGGGCATTGGACAGGGCCGTGTCACCGACAACCTGAAGCCCGACATCGATCTGCTCGACGGGTCGCTCACCATCAGCGACGAAAAGTCCATTGAGATGGTATACCGCTGccttgatgaggagggcCTCTACCTGGGCGCTAGCTCCGCGCTCAACGTTGTCGCCGCCAAAGAGGTCGCTGAGCAGCTCCCCAAGGGTAGCAATGTGGTGACCATCCTGTGCGATGGTGCTTACCGGTATGCTGACCGGCTTTTCTCCAACACTTGGCTTCAGAGCAAGGGCCTCAGGAGCTCGATCCCTAAGCACCTGGAGAAATACGTTGTGTTGCCATGA
- a CDS encoding putative sulfite oxidase — translation MTMSTTPANSLEDDLYGKSPTPLNREPPVKQLVASFLTPADISYDRNHGPIPHLSADSHKVHVDGLVSTPLSLSIQQLASEFPQHEVICTLECAGNRRHTMRTMLKEVQGIDWGDAAVMNCKWRGPRLRDVLLRAGVKASQEGLHVEFSCYQVKCQEDGWFGASVPLERCLGEDGDAVLALQMNDAPLPVNHGYPVRTILPGIVGARWVKWLDRITVSDHESPNFYQQHDYKVLPPAAVDQESAQPFWAQTPPMSDMPINSVVAVPEDNETVALSSSGVMEVKGYAVPHGADGPVTRVQVSVDGGRTWIDAKIEESGDGNRRWCWVLWSAAVCPEVGTGREVLSRAFDAAGNVQVEHSQWNLRGVGYNGYGRAQNLTII, via the exons atgacaatgtcAACTACGCCAGCTAACAGTTTAGAAGATGACCTGTACGGTAAGTCTCCAACC CCACTGAACCGAGAGCCACCCGTCAAGCAACTCGTCGCGAG CTTCCTCACACCAGCCGATATATCCTACGACCGTAATCACGGCCCCATCCCGCATCTCTCAGCAGACTCCCATAAAGTACACGTCGACGGCCTAGTCTCAACCCCTCTCAGCCTATCTATCCAGCAGCTCGCAAGCGAATTCCCCCAGCATGAAGTCATCTGCACTCTGGAATGCGCTGGCAACCGACGGCACACGATGCGCACGATGCTGAAGGAAGTGCAGGGTATCGATTGGGGGGATGCAGCAGTGATGAATTGCAAATGGCGGGGGCCGAGATTGCGGGATGTGCTGCTGCGCGCGGGGGTTAAAGCGAGTCAAGAAGGCCTGCATGTGGAGTTTTCGTGCTATCAAGTGAAGTGTCAGGAGGATGGGTGGTTTGGGGCGAGTGTGCCGCTGGAAAGGTGTCTGGGGGAGGATGGGGATGCGGTTCTTGCGTTGCAG ATGAATGACGCTCCGCTCCCCGTGAACCACGGATATCCTGTTCGTACTATCCTGCCTGGCATTGTCGGCGCGAGGTGGGTCAAGTGGCTGGATCGCATCACGGTCTCAGACCATGAGTCGCCCAATTTCTACCAACAGCATGATTACAAGGTCCTGCCGCCAGCGGCGGTCGATCAAGAGTCAGCGCAGCCGTTCTGGGCGCAGACGCCCCCCATGTCTGATATGCCGATCAACTCTGTTGTCGCGGTTCCAGAAGATAATGAGACGGTTGCGTTGTCGAGTTCTGGGGTCATGGAGGTGAAGGGGTATGCTGTTCCGCATGGTGCGGACGGACCGGTTACCCGTGTGCAGGTGTCGGTGGATGGAGGGAGGACGTGGATAGATGCCAAGATTGAGGAATCTGGGGATGGGAATAGGCGATGGTGTTGGGTGTTGTGGAGTGCTGCCGTGTGTCCTGAAGTAGGAACAGGGAGGGAGGTTTTGAGTCGAGCTTTTGATGCTGCTGGAAATGTGCAAGTAGAACATTCGCAGTGGAACCTGAGGGGTGTCGGGTATAATGGGTATGGACGAGCGCAGAATCTGACAATCATTTAG
- a CDS encoding translocation channel protein TIM22 — translation MSFPGMTPPIGGMGGANNMQGMSDQEQAMVKAMHAAMESCPVKTAISGTMGFALGGAFGLFMASMSYDSAFTPQGAALSDLPWREQLRRGFKDMGARSWSSAKNFGIVGALYAGTECCIEGLRAKNDLTNSVAAGCITGGILGAKAGPQAAAAGCVGFAAFSAAIDAYMRMPSEE, via the exons ATGAGTTTTCCAGGAATGACTCCGCCCATCGGCGGTATGGGAGGAGCGAATAATATGCAGGGCATGAGTGACCAGGAGCAGGCAATGGTCAAGGCG ATGCACGCAGCAATGGAATCCTGTCCCGTCAAGACCGCCATCTCCGGTACAATGGGATTTGCGCTGGGTGGTGCCTTCGGCTTGTTCATGGCTAGT ATGTCCTACGACTCCGCATTCACCCCTCAAGGAGCCGCCCTCTCCGACCTCCCCTGGCGCGAACAACTCCGCCGCGGCTTCAAAGACATGGGCGCCCGCTCCTGGTCCTCGGCCAAAAATTTCGGTATCGTCGGTGCGCTCTACGCTGGCACGGAGTGCTGCATTGAGGGCCTGCGCGCGAAGAACGACCTCACCAACAGTGTCGCGGCCGGTTGCATCACGGGCGGGATCCTTGGTGCGAAGGCGGGCCCGCaggctgcggctgctggtTGTGTTGGTTTTGCGGCGTTCAGTGCAGCGATTGATGCGTATATGAGGATGCCGTCGGAGGAGTAG
- a CDS encoding DUF4048 domain-containing protein: MGSSPGTGDAEPAPEASQTMSPSFQSQRELPPEASAVVQRRPELQQKRSSIPPRPNGAARHTKRLTLNFPINVVPGLESDPSVTSPESMTPATFSAARPSPLPAAGAPVVFDDQDDGSSLLTAIASQERKVLELREELQRAEAELDTLKKQWASSEKTKKRTEINHRAEPLLPLRSPDRAIHDESSQHSRERSAGTADGSSAVQARRSRDLERRQSLRASVNGGTAISANGRRVFQGSHTRALSLLSPVNGPGANQQFGTDAAGNRTTRTPRSATLPSVERTATTQMSERPTEDMISQWRRTMPPPSREALVRTGKQMASDLREGLWTFLEDIRQATVGEEGINATQSRGVPPARKRDSSSASRSRDRLSVHGGKSSRSPSSARGKAAGTQLSGKDTKSVDIDVSFWSEFGIDTAGQKSTKARGASNTPRGATEQETSNNIDVEENWDDWDTPQPKKTHTPSSSRSTLESKHDQSPITQNSSPRTSGSFGDWRATQDDFVPDPSVSDGIPWPAITKFAPSKLTRTASNLMAEWERSLSPSPERKNQLNSPPLDKDDKKD; the protein is encoded by the exons ATGGGGAGCTCCCCGGGAACGGGCGACGCGGAACCTGCGCCGGAAGCGTCCCAAACAATGTCGCCATCGTTCCAAAGTCAGCGGGAACTGCCACCTGAGGCTTCAGCTGTGGTACAACGTCGTCCAGAACTTCAGCAGAAGCGATCGTCTATTCCCCCCAGACCGAACGGTGCTGCTCGCCACACAAAACGCCTGACCCTCAACTTTCCCATCAACGTTGTTCCGGGTCTTGAATCCGATCCTAGCGTCACTTCCCCTGAATCTATGACACCTGCCACATTCTCGGCGGCCCGTCCATCTCCCCTCCCTGCCGCTGGAGCTCCGGTCGTGTTTGACGATCAGGATGATGGCTCTAGCCTTCTGACTGCCATTGCGTCGCAGGAACGGAAGGTGTTGGAACTCCGCGAGGAGCTTCAGAGGGCGGAGGCAGAGCTGGATACTTTGAAGAAACAATGGGCTTCCTcggagaagacgaagaaacGCACGGAGATCAACCACCGAGCGGAGCCGttgcttcctcttcggtcGCCCGACCGCGCGATCCATGACGAGTCGAGCCAGCATAGTAGAGAACGCAGTGCAGGCACAGCGGATGGCTCTTCGGCCGTACAGGCTCGGCGCAGCCGCGATCTCGAGCGGCGCCAAAGCCTCCGAGCGAGTGTGAATGGTGGCACTGCGATATCTGCGAATGGTCGGCGTGTGTTCCAGGGATCTCATACGCGGGCGCTGTCGCTGCTCTCGCCAGTCAATGGTCCTGGTGCCAACCAGCAGTTTGGTACTGATGCGGCCGGCAACCGAACGACCAGAACGCCGCGGTCGGCGACCTTACCTTCTGTTGAACGCACTGCAACGACCCAGATGAGCGAACGGCCCACAGAGGATATGATCTCTCAGTGGCGGAGGACCATGCCGCCCCCATCTCGGGAGGCACTGGTGCGTACCGGCAAGCAGATGGCTTCGGATTTGAGAGAAGGTTTGTGGACGTTCCTCGAGGACATTCGACAGGCTACGgtgggagaggagggaaTCAATGCCACTCAGTCGAGGGGAGTGCCTCCTGCGCGGAAACGGGATTCCAGCTCCGCGTCCCGAAGCAGAGATCGGTTGTCGGTGCATGGAGGCAAATCATCGCGGTCACCGTCGTCCGCTCGGGGCAAGGCGGCGGGGACACAATTATCTGGTAAAGACACTAAATCGGTGGACATAGACGTGTCGTTCTGGAGTGAATTCGGCATTGATACAGCTGGGCAGAAGTCCACGAAAGCTCGCGGAGCCTCAAATACCCCACGCGGGGCGACCGAACAAGAAACCTCCAACAATATCGACGTTGAAGAGAACTGGGATGACTGGGATACTCCCCAGCCCAAGAAGACGCACACCCCTTCGTCGAGCCGCTCCACGCTGGAGTCCAAGCATGACCAGTCTCCAATAACCCAGAACAGTAGCCCCCGTACAAGCGGCAG CTTTGGAGACTGGCGCGCCACCCAGGATGACTTCGTCCCCGACCCCAGTGTATCAGATGGCATTCCCTGGCCTGCAATTACCAAATTCGCTCCCTCGAAGCTCACGCGGACGGCATCCAATTTAATGGCCGAGTGGGAGCGCAGTCTCTCACCCTCCCCTGAGAGAAAGAATCAATTGAACTCCCCGCCCCTTGACAAGGACGACAAAAAAGACTGA